Genomic DNA from Candidatus Sulfurimonas marisnigri:
GGGAGCCGTTCTTCCGGTGGATTTGATGATTTAGGCTCAATGTTTGAAGATATGTTTAATGGTTTCGGGGGTGGGTCATCACGTCGTCGCCAAAATCCTGCCGATGTAGAAAAATACAATCTCGATATGAATGTTGACATGTATCTTAGTTTCAATGAAGCTATTTTTGGTTGTGAAAAAGATATAGAGTTCACATATAAAAATGCTTGTAAGCCTTGTAAAGGTACTGGTGCTAAAGATGGGAAACTATCTACATGTAAGCAGTGTAAAGGACAAGGTCAAGTTTTTATGAAACAGGGCTTTATGACTTTCTCTCAAACTTGTCCAGCATGTCAAGGGGTTGGAAGTGCTCCAGCTGATACATGTAAAAGTTGTGATGGAGATGGCTATCTTGAAGAGCGTAGCAATGTAACTGTTAAAATTCCAAAAGGTATTGATGATGGAAACCGCCTAAGAGTCTCAGGAAAAGGCAATATTGGTAAACGTGGTACTAGAGGTGATCTTTATGTTACATTTAGCGTAAAACCTGACAAGCACTTCCAACGAGAAGGAAATGATGTTTATATAGCTATTCCCGTCTTTTTTACTCAAGCTGTAACAGGAGAGACTTTAACAATACCGTCATTGACAGGCGAGCTAGAGCTTAAACTAGATGTGGGTACAAAAGATAAACAACACTTTACATTTAGAGGTGAAGGTATAGAAGATGTTCATGGGCATGGAAAAGGAAACTTGATTGCTCAAGTAAACATAACATACCCGACAAAACTTAATGATG
This window encodes:
- the dnaJ gene encoding molecular chaperone DnaJ — its product is MQDLSYYEILEVSQNADKTTIKKAYRTMAKIYHPDKNPGDKEAEHKFKLCNEAYQCLSDEKQRSVYDRYGKEGLQGMGGGSRSSGGFDDLGSMFEDMFNGFGGGSSRRRQNPADVEKYNLDMNVDMYLSFNEAIFGCEKDIEFTYKNACKPCKGTGAKDGKLSTCKQCKGQGQVFMKQGFMTFSQTCPACQGVGSAPADTCKSCDGDGYLEERSNVTVKIPKGIDDGNRLRVSGKGNIGKRGTRGDLYVTFSVKPDKHFQREGNDVYIAIPVFFTQAVTGETLTIPSLTGELELKLDVGTKDKQHFTFRGEGIEDVHGHGKGNLIAQVNITYPTKLNDEQKELLEKLQETFGIESKPHEGVLDSAIEKMKSWFK